A region of the bacterium genome:
GCGCGAACTCGGTTACCGCCTCGCGTGGCAAGGTCGGCTCCTGCGCCTATATTTGCGAAGCGCGGTGCCGGGCTACCTTGGGACGATCGCCCTCGTCGCCGCCCTGATTGTGCTGTTGCCGCTGCTACATGAACGAGACGCTGGAGTCGCGGCGTGGGGGCTGGTGCTGCTCGGCCTCCTCGCGGTCGTGCCTGCTTCCGACCTGGCGATCGCGCTCATCAACCGAGCCGTGACCCACTCACTCAGGCCGCAGGTGTTGCCGCGGCTGGAGTTGCGCAACGGCGTCACGCAGGAGCTGCGAACGATGGTCGTCGTGCCCACGTTGCTCACGACCCAACATCAAGTCGAACAGTCAGTGGAGCGGCTGGAGGTCCACTACTTGGCGAATCCGGATGACGAACTGCGGTTTGCGCTGCTCACTGACTGGCTGGACGCGCCGACCGAGAGCCTCTCCGGCGATGACGAACTCCTTGCTGTCGCGGTGGATGGCGTCGTGAAGCTCAACAAACTCTACGGTCCCACTTCCGACGGCGGCGAGCGCTTCTTGCTTTTTCATCGGAAGCGTGTCTGGAACGAGGCCGAGGGCACGTGGATGGGGTGGGAGCGCAAGCGAGGGAAGCTGCGCGAGCTGAACCGGGTGCTTCGGGGCGGCGCGAACACGACGTTTCTGCCGATCGGCGGACGCCCGGTGCAAGCCCCGTCGGGTGTTCGGTACGTCATCACGCTCGATGCGGACACGCGTCTGCCGCGGGGCGCCGCGCGTCGTTTGGTCGGGACCATGGCGCATCCACTCAATCAGCCGAGCATCAGCGCGCGCGCTGGACGCGTCATCGAAGGCTATGGGATTGTGCAACCGCGCATCACCCCATCGCTGCCGGTCGACCACGAGGGATCGTTGTTCCAGATTATCTTTTCTGGCCCGCGCGGCATGGATCCGTATGCCTCCGCGGTTTCGGACGTCTATCAGGATTTGTTCGGAGAAGGTTCGTACACCGGCAAGGGAATCTACGACGTGGATGCGTTTGAGACAGCCCTGGCGGGCAAGATGCCGGATAACGCGCTGCTGAGCCACGATCTCTTCGAAGGCATCTTCGCGCGGGTTGCGCTGGCGTCAGACATCGAGCTGTTCGACGAATTTCCCTCGCACTATGAGGTGGCGGCTGCCCGGCAGCATCGCTGGGCGCGCGGCGATTGGCAACTATTGCCGTGGGTCTTCGGACGTGGGCGCGCAGCGTCAGGAGAGCGACGTGTCGCGATTCCCGCGATTGGCCGCTGGAAGATGGTCGATAATCTGCGGCGCTCGTTGTCCGCCCCGGCGGCGTTTTTCACGTTGGTCACTGCCTGGCTGTTGCCGTCGGCTGCCGCCTGGGTATGGACGACCTTCATCTTGACGACGGTCGCGATTCCCGCACTGCTGGCCTCCCTCATCGGATTCACCCCTCCTCACCGTGGGATCTCCAAGCGCGCCTATTTTCGCGCCGCCCTCACCGACCTTTCGGTCGGCGCGTCCCAGATAGGGATTACCGTGACGCTGTTGGCGTCCCAGACATGGCTGATGCTTGACGCGATTCTGCGGACTGTGGCTCGTATGTTTGTCACTCACCGGCGTCTCTTGGAGTGGGTGACTGCGACACAGACCAAGTCTGGGGGCGATCTGACGCTCTCTGGAGTCTATACACGCATGGCCGGCGGCGTGGTGCTTGCGGTGGCGGTGCTGGCGATGGTCGCCGTTGAACGGCACCCGGCGCGGGCCGCTGCGCTTCCGTTCATCGTTCTTTGGATTGCCGCACCCGCGGTCGCACGGTGGATCAGTCGCCCTCCGAGGCGCACCGGGGTCGAGCCGCTCTCCGAGGCCAACGCTCGAGTGCTCCGGGTGATTGCGCGCCGAACGTGGCGTTTTTTCGAGGCATTCGTGACTCCCGCAGACCACGCGCTGCCTCCCGACAATTTCCAGGAGGACCCGAAGCCAGTCGTGGCTCATCGAACGTCACCGACGAACATGGGGTTGTATCTGCTGTCCACGTTGGCGGCGCGCGACCTGGGCTGGCTAGGTACGGTGGACGCCGTTGAGCGATTGGAAGCCACCCTCGAGACCATGCGCCGGCTCGAATTGTTTCGCGGGCACTTCTACAACTGGTACGACACGGGCGAACTTCGTCCGCTCGATCCAAAGTATGTTTCCTCAGTGGACAGCGGCAACCTGGCCGGACATCTGCTCGCCCTCGGGAACGGTTGCCGGGAACTGATCCAGCACTCCTTTCTGGGACAGCGTGCGTTCGCCGGTGTACTCGATACGATTGCGCTCTTGCGCGAAGCGCTCAGCGAGATCGCAGAGACGCCACGCACGCATATCGTCACCCGGAAGCAGCTCAGCAATGCCATCGAGGCACTGGTCACCTCGCTGCAGCCGGCGCCGGTGACTCCCGTCGAGTGGGCGGCGCGTTTCGTCGAGCTAAGGACCCGGGCTCACACCATCGCCGACATTGCGCACGCCCTCGCCCAGGAACGCGGAGACGCTTCCGACTCCGAGTTGTGCGCGTGGGCGGATGCCGTCACGGCATGCGTTGAGAGCCACGCGCGGGACGCGGCGATGTTTGTTCCGTGGATCCGGCTGGATTCGGGCAGGAGTACGGCGACGGCCGAGCGGGCTCTGGGGCGGTCGCCGGAGTGGGTATCGTTCGAGTCGCTGTTTCACCCGCTCCCTGCGCTCGCGGACATTCCGGAGCGATTCGACGAGGCACTGCGTGAGCTTGCCGCATTCCGCGCAGACTTGCTCGGCCAATCATCCGCGACCACCGACACCTTGGCGTATGTCGATGCCCTGGCGCAAGCCATCCGGCGTTCAGCGGACGATGCCGCCGCGCTCGTTCGCCGCCTTACCGCGATCATACGGCGGGCCGAGGCTATGTTCCGGGAGATGGATTTCGGCTTTCTGTTTGATCATACGCGCCGGCTTGTGTCCATCGGGTATCGTGTCACGGACGGCGCCTTGGACGCCAACTGTTACGATCTGCTCGCTTCCGAGGCGCGCCTCACGAGCTTCATCGCCATCGCCAAAGGCGATATCTCGCCATCACACTGGTTTCGTCTCGGCCGACCGCTGACGCCGGTGGACCACGGGTCCGCCCTCATGTCGTGGTCAGGCTCCATGTTCGAGTATCTCATGCCGGTGCTCGTAATGGCGTCGCCGAGCGGCAGCTTGCTGAGCCAGACGTACGAACTGGTGGTGCGGCGGCAAATTGCCTACGGTGCAGAGCGCCACGTGCCCTGGGGAATCTCGGAGTCGGCGTACAACGCGAGGGACTTGAACCTCGCGTACCAATATACGAGCTTTGGCGTGCCGGAATTAGGGCTCAAGCGCGGACTCAGTGAGGATCTTGTGATCGCGCCATACGCAACCGCACTCGCGGCCATGATCGACCCTGGCAAGGCGATGCAGAACTTTGCGCACCTTGCCACGGTCGGCGGAACGGGGACGTACGGATTTTATGAAGCGCTCGATTACACGAGGGCGCGGGTGCCCGAAGGTGAACATGTCGCGATCGTGCGCGCATACCTGGCACACCATCAGGGCATGTCGGTGGTCGCGCTCGCCAACGTGCTCAACGATGGGGCCATGCGCACCCGATTCCACGCAGATCCGATCGTGCAGGCGACCGAGCTGCTATTGCAGGAGCGTACGCCGCGCGACGTGCTGGTCGCCCAGCCTCGTGCGGAAGAAGTCTCCGCGGCGGCGCGTATTGGGGAGCACGTTTCGCCAGTAGTGCGCCGATTCACTACCCCGTACGACGCAGTGCCCCGGACACATCTCCTTTCGAACGGACGCTACCGAGTGATGGTAACGACGGCGGGCTCGGGGTGGAGTCGCTGGCGCGATCTCGCGATCACGCGTTGGCGCGAAGACGTGACGCGGGACTGCTGGGGTACCTACATGTTTCTTCACGATGCGCAGACAGGTCAGTCTTGGTCGGCGGGCTACCAACCCAGCGGTGTCGCTCCAGATGCCTACGAAGCCCGGTTCACCGAAGACCGTGCCGAAATCACTCGGCGGGATGGTGCACTGACTACCACGCTCGAGGTGGTTGTGTCGGACGAGGACGATGCCGAGCTGCGCCGCGTATCGATCACCAATCTCGGTGTACGCACACGCGAAGTTCAAATTACGTCATATGCGGAGCTTTCGCTGGCGCCACAGGCCGCTGATGTGGCGCACCCCGCGTTTTCTAATTTGTTTGTGGAGACGGAGTTCGTATCGGCTGGGGACGCGCTTCTCGCGACGCGCCGTCGGCAAACCGATAAAGAGGCCGCGGTCTGGGTTGCGCATGTCGCGGTGGTGGACGGTGACTCCGTTGGGGAGCTGCAATGCGAGACGGATCGCGTCAGGTTCCTCGGACGCGGGCATCATGTGCGCGCGCCCGTCTCCATTATCGACGGGCGGCCTTTGTCGAACACCGCCGGTGCCGTCCTCGACCCTGTGATGAGCCTGCGGCGGACGGTGCGTATCCGGCCGGGCATGACCGCGCGCGTTGTGTTCTCCACGATTGTCGCGCCGGCTCGCGACCAGGTGCTGGCCCTGGCGGACAAGTACCGGGATGCGGGCACGTTCGAACGCACGCTGACGTTGGCCTGGACGCAGGCGCAAGTGCAACTGAATCATCTGGGGATCACGCCTGACGAAGCGCACTTGTTCCAGAGGCTGGCCAATGCCATCCTGTACTCGGATCCTGCTTTGCGACCGTCTTCGGAGGTGCTGAGCCGCGGTGCGCTCGAGCTTTCTGCACTTTGGTCGCACGGGATTTCGGGTGATCTGCCCATCGTGCTGGTTCGCATCGACGAGGCGGAAGATGTCGGAATCATCAGGCAGTTGCTGCGGGCGCATGAGTACTGGCGTCTGAAGCGATTGTCCGTTGACTTGGTCATTCTCAATGAGAGACCGCCGTCGTATGAACAGGAGCTGCAGGGGGTCTTGGATGGGCTGGTGCGCGCACGGCGGCAGCGCATGGCGTTGGACCCGAGCGACATTCACGGGGACATTTTTCTCCTGCGGGGAGACCTGCTGACGGCGCAGGAACGCACGCTGTTGCAGACGGCGGCTCGCGCGGTGCTGCTCAGCCGGCAGGGCTCATTGGCTGAGCAAGTGCTCCGGTCTCAGCGCGCCGACGCAGCGGCGCGACCCGTTTCGCGGCCGCGTCGCCCGGGAAACAGGGCGGACGTAGCGCTGAATGCCCCCGAGCTCGAGCTCTTCAACGGCCTCGGCGGCTTCGCGGACGGTGGCCGAGAGTATGTGATCATGCTCGGGGAAGGCCTGCGCACGCCTGCCCCGTGGGTCAATGTGATTGCAAACTCCGCGTTCGGGTTTCTCGTTTCGGAGTCCGGCTCTGGCTACACGTGGTCGCTCAATAGCCATGAGAATCAACTTACTCCCTGGTCGAATGACCCGGTGACGGATCCGCCCGGTGAAGCGCTTTACATTCGCGATGAGGAAACTGGCGAAGTCTGGACCCCGACGCCGCTGCCGGTTCGGGATGAATCGTCGCCGTATGTGGCGCGGCACGGCCAAGGCTACAGCCGGTTCCAGCATGGCTCGCGCGGGATTCTGACGGATTTGCTGCAGTACGTGCCGGTGCAAGACCCGATCAAGATCTCCCGTCTCGTCCTGCAGAATCATTCGGCGCGTTCCCGTCGCCTCTCCGTGACCGGATACGCGGAATGGGTACTCGGGAATTCGCGCAGTTCGACCGCTCCGTACATTGTCACCGAACTCGACGCGCAAACGGGCGCGCTGCTTGCGCGAAGGGCGTGGAGCGGCGAGTTCGGCGGACGCATAGCGTTTGCCGATCTCGGAGGGCGCCAGAGTTCCTGGTCGGGCGATCGCACCGCGTTTCTGGGTCGGAATGGCGTGCCTGAGCGGCCTGCAGCACTTGAGCGAGGTGGACCGCTTTCCGGAAGGGTGGGCGCGGGTCTCGATCCGTGCGCGGCGATGCAAACGCAGCTTGAATTGCGTCCCGGCGAGCGCGCTGAAATCGTGTTCTTCCTAGGTCAGGGGGAGAGCCGGGAAGAGGCGCGGGAGTTGATCAATCGCTATCGCGCCGCAAACCTCGACGGGGTCTTGCGAGACGTCACCCGGCGATGGGACGGCGTGCTCGGTACCGTCCAGATCGCCACCCCCGAGCGGGCAATGGACGTCCTCGTGAACCGCTGGTTACTCTACCAGACGCTTTCCTGTCGGGTCTGGGCCCGCGCCGCATTCTATCAAGCGAGT
Encoded here:
- a CDS encoding glucoamylase family protein; the protein is MNTDQPSAFTLDDLEEPIRAELFSLERLEQHAESLAAAQTVTNDVNQGRPLTPRVAENGRVLLESYRVIAPAIREEYAIVPAAEWLVDNFHIVGQQLREIEDDLPTGYYRKLPKLASGYLHGYPRVFGLAWAYVAHTDSRFDPDTLRRFVTAYQRVQPLTIGELWAVAISLRVVLVENLRRLAERIVRNRTARQDVDMLVDSVLGANGHAPISAEAALRRFEGTPLGTTFIVQLVQRLRDLGPKMDVVQRWLDQRVAARGTTADEIVRTGHQAQAAMNVTVRNIITSMRLMTDFDWSEFFESVSLADEMLRNETNFAEMDFATRDSYRHAIEDLSRGSHHSEIEVVRRVVGRIKQALPEPPGDGPPREDRRADAGYYLIAEGRPAFERELGYRLAWQGRLLRLYLRSAVPGYLGTIALVAALIVLLPLLHERDAGVAAWGLVLLGLLAVVPASDLAIALINRAVTHSLRPQVLPRLELRNGVTQELRTMVVVPTLLTTQHQVEQSVERLEVHYLANPDDELRFALLTDWLDAPTESLSGDDELLAVAVDGVVKLNKLYGPTSDGGERFLLFHRKRVWNEAEGTWMGWERKRGKLRELNRVLRGGANTTFLPIGGRPVQAPSGVRYVITLDADTRLPRGAARRLVGTMAHPLNQPSISARAGRVIEGYGIVQPRITPSLPVDHEGSLFQIIFSGPRGMDPYASAVSDVYQDLFGEGSYTGKGIYDVDAFETALAGKMPDNALLSHDLFEGIFARVALASDIELFDEFPSHYEVAAARQHRWARGDWQLLPWVFGRGRAASGERRVAIPAIGRWKMVDNLRRSLSAPAAFFTLVTAWLLPSAAAWVWTTFILTTVAIPALLASLIGFTPPHRGISKRAYFRAALTDLSVGASQIGITVTLLASQTWLMLDAILRTVARMFVTHRRLLEWVTATQTKSGGDLTLSGVYTRMAGGVVLAVAVLAMVAVERHPARAAALPFIVLWIAAPAVARWISRPPRRTGVEPLSEANARVLRVIARRTWRFFEAFVTPADHALPPDNFQEDPKPVVAHRTSPTNMGLYLLSTLAARDLGWLGTVDAVERLEATLETMRRLELFRGHFYNWYDTGELRPLDPKYVSSVDSGNLAGHLLALGNGCRELIQHSFLGQRAFAGVLDTIALLREALSEIAETPRTHIVTRKQLSNAIEALVTSLQPAPVTPVEWAARFVELRTRAHTIADIAHALAQERGDASDSELCAWADAVTACVESHARDAAMFVPWIRLDSGRSTATAERALGRSPEWVSFESLFHPLPALADIPERFDEALRELAAFRADLLGQSSATTDTLAYVDALAQAIRRSADDAAALVRRLTAIIRRAEAMFREMDFGFLFDHTRRLVSIGYRVTDGALDANCYDLLASEARLTSFIAIAKGDISPSHWFRLGRPLTPVDHGSALMSWSGSMFEYLMPVLVMASPSGSLLSQTYELVVRRQIAYGAERHVPWGISESAYNARDLNLAYQYTSFGVPELGLKRGLSEDLVIAPYATALAAMIDPGKAMQNFAHLATVGGTGTYGFYEALDYTRARVPEGEHVAIVRAYLAHHQGMSVVALANVLNDGAMRTRFHADPIVQATELLLQERTPRDVLVAQPRAEEVSAAARIGEHVSPVVRRFTTPYDAVPRTHLLSNGRYRVMVTTAGSGWSRWRDLAITRWREDVTRDCWGTYMFLHDAQTGQSWSAGYQPSGVAPDAYEARFTEDRAEITRRDGALTTTLEVVVSDEDDAELRRVSITNLGVRTREVQITSYAELSLAPQAADVAHPAFSNLFVETEFVSAGDALLATRRRQTDKEAAVWVAHVAVVDGDSVGELQCETDRVRFLGRGHHVRAPVSIIDGRPLSNTAGAVLDPVMSLRRTVRIRPGMTARVVFSTIVAPARDQVLALADKYRDAGTFERTLTLAWTQAQVQLNHLGITPDEAHLFQRLANAILYSDPALRPSSEVLSRGALELSALWSHGISGDLPIVLVRIDEAEDVGIIRQLLRAHEYWRLKRLSVDLVILNERPPSYEQELQGVLDGLVRARRQRMALDPSDIHGDIFLLRGDLLTAQERTLLQTAARAVLLSRQGSLAEQVLRSQRADAAARPVSRPRRPGNRADVALNAPELELFNGLGGFADGGREYVIMLGEGLRTPAPWVNVIANSAFGFLVSESGSGYTWSLNSHENQLTPWSNDPVTDPPGEALYIRDEETGEVWTPTPLPVRDESSPYVARHGQGYSRFQHGSRGILTDLLQYVPVQDPIKISRLVLQNHSARSRRLSVTGYAEWVLGNSRSSTAPYIVTELDAQTGALLARRAWSGEFGGRIAFADLGGRQSSWSGDRTAFLGRNGVPERPAALERGGPLSGRVGAGLDPCAAMQTQLELRPGERAEIVFFLGQGESREEARELINRYRAANLDGVLRDVTRRWDGVLGTVQIATPERAMDVLVNRWLLYQTLSCRVWARAAFYQASGAYGFRDQLQDVMALAVATRDVAHQHLLRAAARQFTQGDVQHWWHPPSGRGVRTRISDDLLWLPYAVFQFIEVAGDNGVLDEVVPFLEGEALAQGQNESYFQPRISETTGTLFEHCARALDRSLAVGSHGLPLIGTGDWNDSLNRVGPQGKGESVWLGWFLHTILWEFAKIADARGEHQRAETWRLHVSALKAALERHGWDGEWYRRAYFDDGTPLGSATNTECRIDSIAQSWGVISGAAEPGRGPRAMAAVDQILVRRPEGLVLLLTPPFDRTAHDPGYISGYVPGIRENGGQYTHAAVWTVLAFAALGDGDKAAELFGMLNPINRGVSRATVQRYKVEPYVAAADVYSEPPHVGRGGWTWYTGSAGWLYRAAIEWMLGFRVRGTTFSIDPCIPRIWPRYSVRFRYHSAIYNVQVENPSSVCRGVILAELDGERLVGSATIPLANDGAEHQVRIVLG